One Candidatus Nitrososphaera evergladensis SR1 genomic window, TCAAGCCTCCGGCCAGAGACGGCGACAAATACGACATCCAAGGAAGCTGGATGTACGTCGACGACAAGGATTCGATGCAGCTGACGCAGCATGGCATCTACGGCCCGGAGCAGACCAGCCTTATCAAGAGGCTGGTAAAGGGCGACTACACGTGTCTGGACATTGGCGCAAACATTGGCTATTTCACCCTCATAATGGCCAGGCAGGCCAGGCAGGTATACGCATTTGAGCCGGAGCCCAGAAACTTTGAGATTTTGCAAAAGAACGTGGCGCTGAACAACATGCAGGACATCGTCAAACTCTATGATTTTGCAGTGGCAGAGACAAGCGACAGGGCAACCCTGCATTTATGCGAGATGAACAGGGGGATGCACCGGCTTTACCAGTCGCACTGGTGCAACGACGGCACTGTCGAGGTCAGGACGGCCAGAATAGACGACCTTGTCTCGCAGGCAGACTTTGTCAAGATGGACATTGAAGGCGCCGAGCTTGGAGCGTTAAAGGGGATGAAAAAACTGCTGGAAAGAGGCACGGTTCTTTGGATGGAGTTCCATCCACCCAGCATCGTAGAATACGGGGCAAGTCCCCGCGATGTTTACGACTATATGGAATCGCTCGGCTATTCGGTAGAGATACCGGGGCTGGGCAAAGTGTCGTTTGATGAGCTAGAGAAAATATCCAACGAGAAAGCCGGCACAAATGTCCTGTGCAGACGAGGATAACGTCGCGTGCCATCAGAGAGAGTATTATTGGAAAGACGCTTTCAGATCTTTTGTTGGCACCGTCATTGCCGTCAGCTGACTTCAAGCTTTTGTCCAAGCAGCATGCCGGAATACGCAAATTCATTGTTCATCAGGGCATCCACGTATCGCGTAAATGAACCCTGGTCGATGCACGAGCCGTGCATTGGAAAAGTCATTTTAGGACCCATCTTCAATAAGCGCTGGGCGGTCTGCCTGACGGGAATTTCGCTTGCAAAGATGCCCGCTCCCCTGTAGAGCTGGATCATTTCTTTTGAAAGATCATCAGAGATAACAGGCTTGTTGTCGCCCGGCTGGATAAAGAGGTCCGAAGGGAAAAGCGACTTTGTCGTGTCTTCAAATATCATCATGCTGTCCCAGTGGTGGACGTGTGGCGTCATGAGGAATCGCAGGCTGCGCCTCCCCGTCTTTAGGACTTCACTATCCCAAAACGAGATGTGATGCACCGGCACTCCATCCCAGCCCATAAGGTTCAGCCTTGAACTCAGATCGCTGCACAGCAATTTTACGTCGGGGGATTTCAAGAATTCCATTCCGCCCCACTCGTCGCTTTCAAAATGCAGGAATGCGACGTAGGCCAGCTTTTCAAGCGGGATAACCTCTTTTACCTTCTCTGCAACCCCCTCGTACATCCCAACAGGGCCGGTGTGGATCAAGGTGGGTTTTTCGTCATTTATCAAAAACTGGTTGAAAGTGATTCCATATTCGTTTACGAACCCGGATATCCGGTAGATGCCATCCGTTATTTCAGAGATGCTTGCAGTGGTGTCTTTGGCAACGCGAAACGTCTTGCTGACTTCGGGCACGCATCAAGTATGGGTGCAGATAATTAATAACCTTGATCTTGCAAGAATATAGAACTTTAAAATTATCTTGCATGACCTACTGACGTTAGAGAAGAATATACGCGCTCTACTTTTTAAATGGGTTCTTGGCATCTTTTTATTACTATCATTATAGGCTATAGCTTGTCAAGGATAAATTCAAAGCACTGGTTATTCTTGCCAAGCGTGTCAATCACCTCGACCCAGAACAAGTTTCTGACGCCCGTTATTGCCCTGACGCGCTCTATTATATTCAAGAGATCTTCATTTTCATAAAATATGACTTCTGCTGCAATGTCTGTCGTCTCTAATCCTGTTGCCCTGCTAACGCGGATAACTGCTTTCTTCCACGACAAGAGCTCTTTTCCAACCTCGATTGCAGTCCCGCCTTGCGTGCTGACGAAAACCATTGCAACGCGCCATCCAAGGCTTTTCACTCTTGGAAGGTAGGATGTCTCTAAAAAGTTGGCTTCAAGCCTCTTGCGCCTTCTTTGCACGGTGCTGAGGGGTGCGCCTGTCTCTTTTGAGAGCGTTATGGAGGATACCTTGCCCTTGGAAGATAGCAATCCCCGCAGGATCTTCTTGTCCAGAGATGAAAGAGCCAGATTCTTGCGGCCGCCGCTGTGACTCGAGATTTGCCTTTTTTTGCCCGGTCCATTGGCGATGATAATGCGTGTTATGGCCCTAAGCATGTCTCCAAGCTGGTCGATAGACAATTCGCCAAACAAAGATGCATTGATGCCGCGTCTTTCAAGTTCTACAACAATCTCCTGCCGCGATATAGAAGAAGAACTGGCTTCCAGCTTATTTGCAGGATCCCCTATCATGTTTAGCCTGTTACCTTTATTCATCAACATGCTTGATATATTTGCAGATGCCTCAGAGGATGAGGAAGAGGGCATGTTGTTTGCTAGCATTGCGTAGCGGCGCTACTACTACTATCAACATGCAAAGAAGTCTGCCTGAAGCGGGGTGTAGCAATCATCTTGACAAAATTCTCGACGCTTCCACGCCAGCTTTCATATTGCAGGTCATGTGTTTTGCAGAGGATAACTTCGCCTTCTTTTTTGCTCCAATTCAGCACACAGCCGCACGGAAGCACCAGCCTATTGTTGCTGCTGTCGTTCAAGCGGTAGTCGCACTCCCCGGGCGGGTTGAAAACTGGAGGTTCAGACCCTGCGTTTCTGACAGCGCATACCTGTAGGACTCGTCGCCACAGAGAGGGATAAACGCGACGCGGTCGTTGCGGCATGACGGACAGGTGCAAAGGCAGCACTTGGACCCAAGCACAGAAGCGGCCCAGTAACAGGATTCGCAGAGCGCAAAATAGAGATTATCACCTTCTTCTTTTTCTCTACTAAAAGTTGCTGTTGTCTCTTGCATCGGGGCTAACCTGCCTTTGTTGCTGTTGTCATTGCGGCCATGACAAGCGAAGAGACACCGTTGTCGTCGTCGGGTTTATCGTCTCTTTCATCTCCCGGATAGACCGTGTTTGTTATTATTTCATCCCAACATTTTCTGCAAAAGTCCTTGTCATTGACGAGACGTTGCTCAAAGCTCAAAGACGCAGGGCTGATGGCGTCGTGGCACATCACGCAGACCCGGTGTCCCGTTTTCGTCTTTGTACTGTTGGAGTTACCAAGATGGCGGTTTGTTTCATTGATAGTGACGTATTTTGGGGGCAGAGAGAAATGAGATAGCATCGAGTATAAAGAAAATTCTAGGTGAGCCATAAGCGCTGTGTGTACACTGCACCCAAGCATGTACTACCATTCATACCAGTAGTTAGCATCTACTATACGGTCATTATATCCAAATCCTAGAAGGTACAGCTATATTCTTGCCGTCACTAAATCTGGGCAAACGACTGTTTGATACACTTGTACGGGCTCTGATCCTTTAAGTCAATCTTCCACGGTTAGTACTCATGGCAGATTCCGGGAGCATGAGTATCACGTTCAGGTTCCCAAAGTCGATACTGCAAGAGCTCAAGGAGGATGCCGAGCACAAAAATATCAGCATCAACGCACTGTTAAATCAGATCGTGGCTTCGTACGTCGAATGGCACGCACGTGCGACCAAGGCAGGATTCATAACCGTCAGCCGCGTCATGATAAAGACGATGTTTGACAGCCTGACCGAGGAAGAAATAG contains:
- a CDS encoding FkbM family methyltransferase, with product MGIVVRFRPLAGKVLRSIKGPKFKPPARDGDKYDIQGSWMYVDDKDSMQLTQHGIYGPEQTSLIKRLVKGDYTCLDIGANIGYFTLIMARQARQVYAFEPEPRNFEILQKNVALNNMQDIVKLYDFAVAETSDRATLHLCEMNRGMHRLYQSHWCNDGTVEVRTARIDDLVSQADFVKMDIEGAELGALKGMKKLLERGTVLWMEFHPPSIVEYGASPRDVYDYMESLGYSVEIPGLGKVSFDELEKISNEKAGTNVLCRRG
- a CDS encoding Lrp/AsnC family transcriptional regulator, whose protein sequence is MIGDPANKLEASSSSISRQEIVVELERRGINASLFGELSIDQLGDMLRAITRIIIANGPGKKRQISSHSGGRKNLALSSLDKKILRGLLSSKGKVSSITLSKETGAPLSTVQRRRKRLEANFLETSYLPRVKSLGWRVAMVFVSTQGGTAIEVGKELLSWKKAVIRVSRATGLETTDIAAEVIFYENEDLLNIIERVRAITGVRNLFWVEVIDTLGKNNQCFEFILDKL